One window of the Pseudomonas sihuiensis genome contains the following:
- a CDS encoding LysR substrate-binding domain-containing protein: protein MPKRLLPTMTALQCFEAAARHMSFTRAAEELFLTQSAVSKQVAQLEDMLQHLLFHRVRRRLQLTPAGELYLAEVNKILTQVDISSRYILSYGGETEVLRVATQPTFGARWLISNLKGFSKHHPNIHLDIRSELEPFDLVQAKADVAFFYGQGSWPGATCIELFGEEVVPVCSPDVLQGRALRGATELAEFVLLQCTSRPEAWHEWFEEQGIDTEHSYHGPRFDTFYMCIRAARAGCGIALVPRFLVEDELDDAKLVIPWVHHKPSEGSHYLAYAEQSIDIPKVRSFVDWILDKAHSRQGHASS, encoded by the coding sequence ATGCCCAAGCGCCTGCTGCCCACCATGACCGCCCTGCAGTGCTTCGAGGCCGCCGCCCGTCATATGAGCTTCACCCGCGCCGCCGAAGAGCTGTTCCTGACTCAGAGCGCGGTGAGCAAACAGGTCGCCCAACTCGAGGACATGCTCCAGCACCTGCTGTTCCATCGCGTACGTCGGCGCCTGCAGCTGACCCCGGCAGGCGAACTGTACCTGGCCGAGGTCAACAAGATCCTTACCCAGGTGGACATCTCCAGCCGCTACATCCTCTCCTACGGTGGCGAAACCGAGGTGCTGCGGGTGGCCACCCAACCGACCTTTGGCGCGCGCTGGCTGATCAGCAACCTCAAGGGCTTCTCCAAGCACCACCCCAATATCCACCTCGATATCAGGAGCGAGCTGGAGCCTTTCGATCTGGTGCAGGCCAAGGCGGACGTAGCCTTCTTCTACGGCCAGGGTTCCTGGCCGGGGGCTACCTGCATCGAACTTTTCGGCGAGGAGGTGGTGCCAGTGTGCTCGCCGGACGTGTTGCAGGGGCGTGCGCTACGAGGCGCCACAGAGCTGGCCGAGTTCGTCCTGCTGCAGTGCACGTCGCGCCCCGAGGCCTGGCACGAATGGTTCGAGGAACAAGGCATCGACACCGAGCACAGCTATCATGGGCCGCGTTTCGACACCTTCTACATGTGCATCCGTGCTGCCCGCGCGGGATGCGGCATCGCCCTGGTGCCGCGTTTTCTGGTCGAGGACGAACTGGACGACGCCAAGCTGGTGATTCCCTGGGTTCATCACAAGCCCAGCGAAGGCTCGCATTACCTGGCCTATGCCGAGCAGTCGATCGATATTCCCAAGGTCAGAAGCTTTGTCGATTGGATACTGGACAAGGCGCATAGCCGGCAGGGGCATGCTAGTTCCTGA
- the amaB gene encoding L-piperidine-6-carboxylate dehydrogenase codes for MVGELLNTLGVQAHAYQGGDHAVHSPIDGRLIASISLESADVVPAKVDAAHQAYLSWRNVPAPRRGELVRLFGEVLREYKTQLGELVSIEAGKITQEGLGEVQEMIDICDFAVGLSRQLYGLTIASERPGHHMRESWHPLGVVGVISAFNFPVAVWAWNTTLALVCGNSVIWKPSEKTPLTALACQALFDKALARFGDAPANLSQLIVGDAKAGEALVDDARVPLVSATGSTRMGRAVGPRVAARFARSILELGGNNAMILTPSADLDLAVRGILFSAVGTAGQRCTTLRRLIVHRSVKDEVLARVKAAYAKVRIGDPRAGNLIGPLIDKQAFDAMQDALVRARDEGGAVFGGERRLQEQYPNAYYVAPAIVEMPAQSEVVRHETFAPILYVLAYDDFEQALALNNEVPQGLSSCIFTTDVREAERFQSASGSDCGIANVNIGTSGAEIGGAFGGEKETGGGRESGSDSWKAYMRRQTNTINYSRELPLAQGIVFD; via the coding sequence ATGGTTGGCGAGCTGCTCAACACCCTCGGCGTGCAAGCCCACGCGTACCAAGGCGGCGATCATGCCGTGCACAGTCCCATCGACGGCAGGCTGATCGCCTCGATCAGCCTGGAAAGCGCCGACGTCGTACCGGCCAAGGTGGATGCGGCGCATCAGGCCTACCTTAGTTGGCGCAACGTCCCAGCCCCGCGTCGTGGTGAGCTGGTGCGCCTATTCGGCGAAGTGCTGCGCGAATACAAGACTCAGCTCGGCGAGTTGGTGTCGATCGAAGCCGGCAAAATCACCCAGGAAGGCCTGGGCGAAGTGCAGGAGATGATCGATATCTGCGACTTCGCCGTCGGCCTGTCGCGCCAGCTGTACGGCCTGACCATCGCATCCGAGCGCCCGGGCCACCATATGCGCGAGTCCTGGCACCCGCTGGGCGTGGTCGGGGTGATCAGTGCATTCAACTTCCCGGTCGCGGTCTGGGCTTGGAACACCACGCTAGCGCTGGTGTGTGGCAACTCCGTGATCTGGAAACCGTCTGAAAAGACCCCGTTGACCGCGCTGGCCTGTCAGGCGCTGTTCGACAAGGCGCTGGCGCGTTTCGGCGATGCACCGGCGAATCTCAGCCAGCTGATCGTCGGCGATGCCAAGGCCGGCGAGGCGTTGGTGGATGATGCGCGCGTACCGCTGGTCAGTGCCACCGGCAGCACCCGCATGGGTCGTGCAGTCGGCCCGCGCGTCGCCGCGCGCTTCGCCCGCAGCATCCTCGAGCTGGGCGGTAACAACGCGATGATCCTCACCCCTAGCGCTGACCTCGACCTGGCTGTGCGCGGCATCCTGTTTTCCGCGGTGGGCACCGCCGGCCAGCGCTGCACCACGCTGCGCCGCCTGATCGTGCACCGTTCGGTGAAAGACGAAGTGCTGGCCCGGGTCAAGGCCGCCTATGCCAAGGTGCGCATCGGCGACCCGCGTGCCGGCAACCTGATCGGCCCGCTGATCGATAAACAGGCCTTCGATGCCATGCAGGACGCCCTGGTGCGTGCGCGCGACGAGGGTGGCGCGGTGTTCGGTGGCGAGCGTCGCCTGCAGGAGCAGTACCCCAACGCCTACTACGTCGCCCCAGCGATCGTCGAGATGCCAGCGCAGAGCGAAGTGGTGCGTCACGAGACCTTCGCGCCGATTCTCTACGTTCTTGCCTACGACGATTTCGAGCAGGCGCTGGCACTGAACAACGAAGTGCCACAGGGTCTGTCGTCCTGCATCTTCACCACCGATGTGCGCGAGGCCGAGCGTTTCCAGAGCGCCTCGGGCAGCGACTGCGGCATCGCCAACGTCAACATCGGCACCAGCGGTGCGGAGATCGGCGGGGCGTTCGGCGGCGAGAAGGAAACCGGCGGCGGCCGCGAGTCCGGCTCCGATTCATGGAAGGCCTACATGCGCCGTCAGACCAACACCATCAACTATTCCCGCGAGCTGCCCCTGGCTCAGGGGATCGTCTTCGACTGA
- the nhaC gene encoding Na+/H+ antiporter NhaC — MAPLVITAILLMVQFFVFEDFTPHVPLAFGVLVCGLFAVFRGTPWFSIEASMFKVVQIGIPAIFILMCIGMLIGSWIASGTVPTLLYYGFSYLSGGSFLVMTCLLCSLISLMTGTSWGTVGTVGLALMGVGEGLGVPAYLTGGAIVSGAFFGDKMSPLSETTNLTPAVCGTDLWSHIKSMLATTVPAMLISLVLYAWIGASFADNAVDASSIELMRAGVEQHYKIGLLTLLPPLVVIILAMRKAPALPVMFAGVVLAVAVAVFYQGVGIKEMTNILQNGFVSQTGIESVDKLLSKGGIMSMTWVITLTLIALAFVGALEAHGTLDAIRKKLDQVIKGRFGLVLSSHASVLGVGTLVGDVYTSLVLPGQLLKDKYAAMGYKPTVLSRSIEDCGTLCSPLIPWNMGGAFVSSSLGVPTLLYAPVAFACWLSPVIGLIWAATGLFMPRVEPAAVEAEIDEAYPAAAVQR, encoded by the coding sequence GTGGCTCCCCTCGTAATTACCGCCATCTTGCTGATGGTCCAGTTCTTCGTCTTCGAGGATTTCACCCCCCATGTGCCGCTTGCCTTTGGTGTGCTGGTGTGCGGACTGTTTGCGGTATTCCGGGGTACACCTTGGTTCAGCATCGAGGCGTCGATGTTCAAGGTGGTGCAGATCGGCATTCCGGCCATCTTCATCCTGATGTGTATCGGCATGCTGATAGGCTCGTGGATCGCCTCCGGCACCGTGCCGACGCTGCTCTACTACGGCTTCAGCTACCTGTCCGGCGGCAGCTTCCTGGTGATGACCTGCCTGCTCTGCTCGCTGATCTCGCTGATGACCGGTACCTCCTGGGGCACGGTCGGCACCGTCGGCCTGGCACTGATGGGCGTCGGCGAAGGCCTCGGCGTACCGGCCTACCTGACTGGCGGGGCAATCGTTTCCGGCGCTTTCTTCGGTGACAAGATGTCGCCGCTGTCGGAAACCACCAACCTGACCCCGGCCGTGTGCGGCACCGACCTGTGGAGCCACATCAAGAGCATGCTGGCCACCACCGTGCCGGCCATGCTGATTTCCCTGGTGCTGTACGCCTGGATCGGGGCCAGCTTCGCCGACAATGCGGTGGATGCCAGCAGCATCGAACTGATGCGTGCCGGCGTCGAGCAGCACTACAAGATCGGCCTGCTGACCCTGTTACCGCCGCTGGTGGTGATCATCCTGGCCATGCGCAAGGCACCGGCGCTGCCGGTGATGTTCGCCGGGGTAGTGCTGGCCGTGGCCGTGGCGGTGTTCTATCAGGGCGTCGGCATCAAGGAGATGACCAACATCCTGCAGAACGGATTCGTCAGCCAGACCGGGATCGAGTCGGTGGACAAGCTGCTGTCCAAGGGCGGCATCATGTCAATGACCTGGGTGATTACCCTGACCCTGATCGCGCTGGCCTTCGTCGGCGCCCTGGAGGCCCATGGCACCCTCGACGCCATCCGCAAGAAACTCGATCAGGTTATCAAGGGTCGCTTCGGCCTGGTGCTCAGCAGCCATGCCAGCGTGCTGGGTGTCGGCACCCTGGTTGGCGATGTTTACACCTCGCTGGTGCTCCCAGGACAACTGCTCAAGGACAAGTACGCGGCCATGGGTTACAAGCCGACCGTGCTATCGCGCAGCATCGAGGATTGCGGCACTCTGTGCTCGCCGCTGATTCCGTGGAACATGGGCGGCGCTTTCGTCTCCTCGTCCCTCGGTGTGCCGACGCTGCTGTACGCCCCGGTGGCCTTTGCCTGCTGGCTGTCGCCCGTGATCGGCCTGATCTGGGCCGCCACCGGCCTGTTCATGCCGCGTGTCGAACCCGCAGCCGTCGAGGCTGAGATCGACGAAGCCTACCCGGCTGCTGCCGTGCAGCGCTGA